The proteins below come from a single Solea senegalensis isolate Sse05_10M linkage group LG2, IFAPA_SoseM_1, whole genome shotgun sequence genomic window:
- the usp9 gene encoding probable ubiquitin carboxyl-terminal hydrolase FAF-X isoform X2, whose protein sequence is MTATTRGSPVGGNDSQGQGQGQAPDAQSQPPLPQNQTSSPNSSNENSPVSPPDEPGQGDGTPQLEEEEPAFPHTDLAKLDDMINRPRWVVPVLPKGELEVLLEAAIDLSKKGLDVKCEACQRFFRDGLTISFTKILTDEAVSGWKFEIHRCIINNTHRLVELCVAKLSQDWFPLLELLAMATNPHCKFHIYNGTRPSETVPAGAQLADDELFARPPDPRSPKGWLVDLINKFGTLNGFQILHDRFMSGQALNVQIIAALIKPFGQCYEFLTLHTVKKYFLPVIEMVPQFLENLTDEELKKEAKNEAKNDALSMIIKSLKNLASRVPGQEETVKNLEIFRLKMILRLLQISSFNGKMNALNEVNKVISSVSYYTHRHNPEEEEWLTAERMAEWIQQNHILSIVLRDSLHQPQYVEKLEKILRFVIKEKALTMQDLDNIWAAQAGKHEAIVKNVHDLLAKLAWDFSPEQLDHLFDCFKASWTNASKKQREKLLELIRRLAEDDKDGVMAHKVLNLLWNLAHSDDVPVDIMDQALSAHIKILDYSCSQDRDTQKIQWIDRFIEELRTNDKWVIPALKQIREICSLFGEAPQNLRKKMPINIQTNLVGQTQRSPHVFYRHDLINQLQHNHALVTLVAENLSAYMETMRQFSKEEQAEFDPQTVRPGSRYSHVQEVQERLNFLRFLLKDGQLWLCAPQAKQIWKCLAENAVFLCDREACFKWYSKLMGDEPDLDPDINKDFFENNVLQLDPSLLTENGMKCFERFFKAVNCREGKLVAKRRAYMMDDLELIGLDYLWRVVIQGSDDIASRAIDLLKEIYTNLGPKLQVNQVEIHEDFIQSCFDRLKASYDTLCVLDGDKDSINCARQEAIRMVRVLTVLKEYINECDSDYHEERTILPMSRAFRGKHITLIVRFPNQGRQVDDLDIWSHTNDTIGSVRRGILNRIKANAAHTKIELFIGGEVVDPADDRKLIGQLNLKDKTLITAKLTQVSANMPSSPDSSSDSSTGSPGNHGNHYSDGPNPEVESFLPGVIMSLHLRYISFLWQVADLGCSLNMPLLRDGARVLMKLMPPDNTTVENLRAVCLDHAKLGENSLSPSLDSRFFGPSPSQVLYLIEVVYALLMPAIATLGEDASDFQYNFLKSGGLPLVLSMLTRNNFLPTADMETRRGAYLNALKIAKLLLTSVGFGHVKAVAEACQPNAEGNIPVSPINQATHDQALVLQSALQNIPNPASECMLRNVAIRLAQQISDENFFQTSKYLPDICVIRAVQKIVWASGCGTVQLVFSSNEEISKIYEKTNAAKEPDGEDEQVCCEALEVMTLCFALMPTALDTLSKEKAWQTFIIDLLLHCHSKSVRQMAQEQFFLMATRCCMGHRPLLFFITLLFTVLGSTAKERAKYAGDYFILLRHLLNYAYNSNINLPNAEVLLNNEIDWLKRIRDEVKRTGETGVEDTILEGHLGVTKELLAFQTPEKKYYIGCEKGGANLIKELIDDFIFPASNVYLQYMKSGEFPTEQAIPVCSTPASINAGFELLVALAVGCVRNLKQIVDTLTDMYYLGCETLTEWEYLPPVGPRPNKGFVGLKNAGATCYMNSVIQQLYMIPPIRNGILAIEGTGTDVDDDMSGDEKQENESNVDPRDEVFSYHHQFDDKPSSKSEDRKEYNIGVLRHLQVIFGHLAASRLQYYVPRGFWKQFRLWGEPVNLREQHDALEFFNSLVDSLDEALKALGHPAMLSKVLGGSFADQKICQGCPHRYECEESFTTLNVDIRNHQNLLDSMEQYVKGDLLEGANAYHCEKCNKKVDTVKRLLIKKLPPVLAIQLKRFDYDWERECAIKFNDYFEFPRELDMEPYTVAGVAKLEGDDVNPENQVIQQNEPSEPTPPGSSKYRLVGVLVHSGQASGGHYYSYIIQRNGGDGERNRWYKFDDGDVTECKMDDEEEMKNQCFGGEYMGEVFDHMMKRMSYRRQKRWWNAYILFYERMDSLDKDSELVKYISELTISSTKPHQVKMPGVIECSVRKQNVQFMHNRMQYSLEYFQFIKKLLTCNSVYLNPPPGQDHLLPEAEETAMISAQLAARFLFSTGFHTKKVVRGPASDWYDALCILLRHSKNVRYWFAHNVLFAYPNRFSEYLLECPSAEVRGAFAKLIVFIAHFSLQDGPCPSPTASPGPSTQGCDNLSLSDHLLRAVLNLLRREVSEHGRHLQQYFNLFVMYANLGLAEKTQLLKLNVPATFMLVALDEGPGPPIKYQYAELGKLYTVVSQLVRCCDVSSRMQSSINGNPPLPNPYGDTNLTAPVMPVQQLVAEILFVRTSYVKKIIEDCSNSEETVKLLRFSCWENPQFSSTVLSELLWQVAYSYTYELRPYLDLLLQILLIEDSWQTHRIHNVLKGIPDDRDGLFDTIQRSKNHYQKRAYQCIKCMVALFSNCSVAYQILQSNGDLKRKWTWAVEWLGDELERRPYTGNPQYTYNNWSPPVQSNETSNGYFLERSHSARMTLAKACELCPEEEPDEQEAPDDQDSSPPEDTSLYPHSPGTTQFQQNNHPHGQPYTGPAAQHMNNPQRPGPASAPTPGPTQTPTPGPGPTPGPGPRAQENWESTEEVTPAPATTSTSTAPAPAPPKE, encoded by the exons ATGACAGCCACCACGCGTGGCTCTCCGGTGGGGGGCAATGACAGTCAGGGCCAGGGCCAGGGCCAGGCACCTGATGCTCAGAGCCAACCCCCACTGCCACAGAACCAG ACATCATCTCCTAACTCATCTAATGAGAACTCTCCAGTAAGCCCACCAGATGAACCTGGTCAGGGGGACGGGACCCCTCagctggaagaggaggagcccGCTTTCCCTCACACTGACCTAGCCAAGTTGGATGACATGATCAACAG gCCCCGTTGGGTTGTTCCAGTTTTGCCAAAAGGAGAGTTAGAAGTTCTCTTGGAAGCTGCTATAGACCTGAGTAAAAAAG GACTGGATGTGAAATGTGAGGCATGTCAGAGGTTTTTCCGGGATGGTCTGACCATCTCCTTCACAAAGATCCTGACAGATGAGGCAGTCAGTGGCTGGAAATTCGAAATTCAT AGGTGTATCATTAATAACACACACCGGTTGGTGGAGTTGTGTGTGGCCAAGCTCTCTCAGGACTGGTTTCCACTACTGGAGCTTCTGGCCATGGCCACCAACCCTCACTGCAAGTTCCACATCTACAATGGCACACGGCCCTCTGAGACCGTCCCTGCTGGAGCCCAGCTGGCTGACGATGAGCTCTTTGCCCGACCACCAGACCCACGATCTCCTAAG GGCTGGTTGGTGGATTTAATAAACAAATTTGGCACGTTAAACGGGTTTCAAATATTGCACGATCGCTTCATGAGCGGCCAAGCACTGAACGTCCAGATCATCGCTGCACTTATCAA GCCTTTTGGCCAGTGTTATGAGTTCCTCACATTGCACACGGTAAAGAAGTACTTCCTTCCAGTCATTGAGATGGTTCCTCAGTTTCTGGAAAATCTAACAGATGAGGAGCTGAAGAAAGAGGCCAAGAATGAAGCCAAAAATGACGCACTGTCCATGATAATCAAGTCTCTGAAAAATCTGGCGTCTCGTGTACCAGGGCAGGAGGAGACTGTGAAGAATTTAGAGATTTTTAGGTTAAAAATGATTCTTAG GTTATTGCAAATTTCTTCTTTTAACGGAAAAATGAATGCACTAAATGAAGTTAACAAGGTGATCTCCAGTGTGTCTTACTACACTCATCGACATAACccagaagaggaggagtggcTGACTGCAGAGCGCATGGCG GAATGGATCCAGCAGAACCACATCCTATCCATTGTGCTCAGGGACAGTTTGCACCAGCCACAGTATGTCGAGAAACTGGAGAAGATCCTTCGCTTCGTTATCAAAGAGAAAGCTCTTACAATGCAGGATCTGGACAACATCTGGGCTGCACAG GCTGGTAAGCATGAGGCTATTGTGAAGAATGTACATGACCTCCTGGCCAAGCTAGCATGGGACTTCTCACCTGAGCAGCTTGATCACCTTTTTGACTGCTTCAAG GCAAGCTGGACCAATGCCAGCAAAAAGCAGCGTGAAAAACTGCTGGAACTTATCCGGCGCTTAGCTGAGGATGATAAGGATGGTGTGATGGCTCACAAAGTCCTTAACCTGCTGTGGAACCTGGCACACAGTGATGATGTACCTGTAGACATCATGGACCAGGCTCTTAGTGCTCACATCAAGATATTGGATTACAGTTGCTCACAG GACCGAGACACTCAGAAAATTCAGTGGATAGATCGCTTCATAGAGGAGCTGCGAACCAATGATAAATGGGTGATCCCTGCCCTGAAGCAAATCAGAGAAATATGTAGCCTCTTTGGAGAAGCGCCTCAAAACCTTAG aaagAAAATGCCAATTAACATACAAACGAACTTAGTGGG tcaaaccCAGAGAAGTCCTCATGTGTTTTACCGGCATGACCTGATCAACCAGCTACAGCATAATCATGCTCTGGTGACCCTAGTGGCTGAGAACCTCTCAGCCTACATGGAGACCATGAGGCAGTTCTCAAAAG AGGAACAAGCTGAGTTTGACCCCCAGACGGTCAGGCCAGGAAGCCGCTACAGCCATGTCCAGGAAGTACAGGAACGGCTCAACTTCCTGAG gTTTCTGCTCAAGGATGGCCAGTTGTGGCTATGTGCCCCACAGGCCAAGCAGATCTGGAAGTGTCTGGCTGAGAATGCAGTATTTCTCTGTGACCGTGAGGCTTGTTTCAAATG GTACTCCAAACTGATGGGGGATGAGCCTGACCTGGACCCAGACATAAATAAGGACTTCTTTGAGAACAATGTTCTGCAGTTGGACCCGTCTTTGCTGACAGAGAATGgtatgaagtgctttgagaggTTCTTCAAGGCTGTCAACTGCAGGGAGGGCAAGCTGGTAGCAAAGCGCAGGGCCTACATGATGGATGACCTGGAACTAATTGGCTTGGACTACCTCTGGAGG GTGGTAATTCAAGGAAGTGATGACATTGCCAGCCGAGCAATAGACCTGCTGAAAGAGATCTATACTAACCTTGGACCAAAACTTCAAGTCAATCAG GTCGAAATTCACGAGGATTTTATCCAGTCATGTTTTGACCGTCTGAAGGCATCCTATGACACCTTGTGTGTGTTGGATGGAGATAAAGACAGCATCAACTGCGCTCGTCAGGAGGCCATCCGCATGGTGCGAGTTCTCACTGTGCTCAAAGAGTACATCAatgagtgtgacagtgactaCCATGAGGAGAGGACTATACTGCCAATGTCCAG AGCTTTCCGTGGGAAACATATCACATTGATCGTACGCTTCCCCAACCAGGGGCGCCAGGTTGATGACTTGGATATCTGGTCACACACTAATGACACAATTGGCTCTGTTCGGCGTGGCATCCTCAATAGGATCAAAGCTAATGCTGCTCATACAAAGATAGAGCTCTTCATTGGTGGAGAAGTTGTTGATCCAGCTGATGACAGGAAGCTGATTGGACAGCtaaatttaaaagacaaaacg CTGATCACAGCCAAGCTGACCCAGGTGAGTGCCAACATGCCTTCAAGCCCAGACAGCTCCTCCGACTCATCTACTGGCTCTCCTGGTAACCACGGCAACCACTATAGTGATGGGCCTAATCCTGAGGTTGAGAGCTTTCTTCCTGGTGTG ATAATGTCGCTACATCTGCGCTACATCTCCTTCCTGTGGCAAGTGGCAGACCTCGGCTGCAGCCTCAACATGCCTCTGCTTAGAGATGGAGCTCGTGTTCTCATGAAACTTATGCCCCCAG ATAACACTACAGTGGAGAATCTGAGAGCTGTTTGTCTAGACCACGCCAAACTTGGTGAGAACAGCCTCAGTCCTTCACTGGACTCGCGCTTTTTTGGCCCGTCTCCCTCACAAGTGCTCTACCTCATTGAG GTTGTATATGCATTGCTGATGCCAGCCATTGCCACGCTGGGTGAGGATGCAAGTGACTTCCAGTATAACTTCTTGAAGAGTGGCGGGCTTCCCCTGGTGTTGAGCATGCTCACCAGGAACAACTTCCTCCCAACAGCAGATATGGAGACACGACGTGGAGCATACCTCAATGCACTTAAGATTGCCAAGCTCCTCCTGACTTCAGTGGGGTTTGGACATGTGAAGGCTGTGGCAGAGGCCTGCCAACCCAATGCTGAAGGAAACATTCCTGTTTCTCCG ATTAACCAGGCCACTCATGACCAGGCCCTGGTCCTCCAGAGTGCCCTGCAGAACATCCCTAACCCTGCCTCAGAGTGCATGCTGCGCAACGTAGCCATCCGCCTGGCCCAGCAGATTTCTGATGAG aATTTTTTTCAGACATCAAAATACCTCCCAGACATATGTGTGATCCGAGCAGTACAGAAGATAGTGTGGGCTTCAGGCTGTGGTACAGTGCAGCTCGTCTTCAGTTCCAATGAAGAAATCAGCAAGATATACGAGAAG ACAAATGCTGCGAAGGAGCCAGATGGGGAGGATGAGCAGGTGTGTTGCGAGGCCCTGGAAGTCATGACGTTATGTTTTGCCCTCATGCCCACGGCTTTGGACACACTCAGTAAGGAGAAAGCCTGGCAGACCTTCATCATCGACTTGCTGCTACACTGCCATAGCAA ATCTGTTCGTCAGATGGCCCAGGAGCAGTTTTTCCTAATGGCAACTCGATGCTGCATGGGCCATCGACCCCTCCTCTTCTTTATCACCCTCCTCTTCACTGTGCTAGGG AGTACAGCCAAGGAGCGAGCCAAATATGCTGGGGACTACTTCATTTTGCTCAGACACCTGCTGAACTATgcctacaacagcaacatcaaccTGCCAAATGCTGAGGTGCTGCTCAACAATGAGATTGACTGGCTGAAACGGATAAGG GATGAGGTTAAGAGGACAGGGGAGACGGGTGTGGAGGACACCATCCTGGAAGGCCACCTTGGAGTCACTAAAGAACTTCTAGCCTTCCAGACACCAGAGAAGAAATATTACATTGGTTGTGAGAAGGGAGGAGCAAACCTCATTAAG GAGCTGATTGATGACTTCATTTTCCCAGCATCAAACGTGTACCTGCAGTACATGAAGAGTGGAGAGTTCCCCACAGAGCAGGCAATCCCAGTATGCAGCACCCCTGCTTCCATCAACGCTGGCTTTGAGCTTCTGGTAGCACTGGCTGTCGGTTGTGTTCGCAATCTTAAACAGATAGTGGACACTCTGACTGACATGTACTATTTAG GGTGTGAAACATTGACAGAGTGGGAGTACTTGCCTCCTGTGGGGCCACGGCCCAACAAAGGCTTTGTAGGTCTGAAGAATGCTGGAGCCACCTGTTACATGAACTCTGTCATTCAGCAGCTGTACATGATCCCTCCTATTCGCAATGGCATCCTGGCCATCGAGGGCACAGGCACTGATGTGGATGATGACATGTCAGGGGATGAGAAGCAGGAGAATGAG AGTAATGTGGATCCTCGGGATGAGGTGTTCAGCTACCACCATCAGTTTGATGATAAGCCCTCCAGTAAGTCGGAGGACAGGAAAGAGTACAACATTGGGGTCCTTCGCCACCTACAGGTCATCTTTGGCCATTTAGCTGCATCCAGACTGCAGTACTATGTCCCTAGGGGATTCTGGAAGCAGTTCAG GTTATGGGGTGAGCCAGTGAACTTGCGAGAGCAACATGATGCTCTCGAGTTTTTCAATTCTTTGGTGGATAGTCTGGATGAAGCTCTGAAAGCCTTGGGCCACCCCGCAATGCTCAGTAAAGTGCTGGGAGGATCATTTGCTGACCAGAAGATCTGTCAGGGATGCCCCCACAG gTATGAGTGTGAGGAGTCATTCACAACGCTCAATGTAGACATCAGAAATCACCAGAATCTGTTGGACTCCATGGAGCAGTATGTTAAAGGAGATCTGCTGGAGGGAGCAAACGCCTACCACTGTGAGAAATGTAATAAGAAG GTGGACACAGTGAAGCGCCTGCTGATTAAGAAGCTGCCACCAGTCCTGGCCATCCAGCTGAAGCGCTTTGACTACGACTGGGAACGGGAGTGTGCCATCAAGTTCAATGACTACTTTGAGTTCCCCAGGGAATTGGACATGGAGCCATACACGGTAGCTGGTGTGGCTAAATTGGAGGGTGATGACGTCAATCCGGAGAACCAGGTGATCCAGCAGAATGAGCCCTCTGAACCCACACCTCCGGGTAGCTCCAAATATCGTCTGGTGGGAGTGCTGGTCCACTCAGGCCAGGCCAGTGGCGGACATTACTACTCCTACATAATCCAGAGGAATGGGGGTGATGGTGAGAGGAACCGCTGGTATAAGtttgatgatggtgatgtgacTGAGTGCAAAATGGACGAtgaagaggagatgaagaacCAGTGCTTTGGAGGAGAGTACATGGGGGAGGTGTTTGATCATATGATGAAAAGGATGTCGTACCGGAGGCAGAAGCGCTGGTGGAATGCCTACATCCTTTTCTATGAGCGAATGGACTCATTGGACAAGGACAGTGAGCTTGTGAAATACATCTCAGAGCTGACCATCTCTTCCACCAAGCCACATCAGGTCAAGATGCCTGGTGTCATTGAGTGCAGTGTCCGCAAGCAGAATGTCCAGTTCATGCACAACAGAATGCAATACAGCCTGGAATATTTCCAGTTCATTAAGAAACTTCTGACCTGTAACAGTGTCTATTTAAACCCTCCTCCAG gacAAGACCATCTTCTGCCAGAGGCAGAGGAGACTGCTATGATAAGTGCTCAGCTGGCTGCTAGATTCCTCTTCAGCACAGGTTTCCACACCAAGAAGGTAGTACGGGGTCCTGCCAGTGACTG GTATGACGCACTCTGCATCCTGCTGAGACACAGCAAGAATGTACGCTACTGGTTTGCACACAACGTTCTGTTTGCTTACCCTAACCGGTTCTCTGAATACCTGCTTGAGTGCCCAAGTGCTGAGGTCCGTGGTGCATTTGCCAAGCTCATTGTCTTCATCGCTCACTTCTCTCTGCAAGATGGCCCCTGCCCCTCCCCCACTGCCTCGCCTGGACCCTCAACTCAG GGCTGTGATAACCTTAGTCTAAGTGACCACCTTTTAAGAGCTGTACTCAACCTGCTCAGAAGAGAGGTTTCTGAACACGGCCGTCACCTGCAGCAGTACTTCAACCTCTTTGTCATGTACGCCAATCTGG GTCTGGCAGAAAAGACTCAGCTGCTAAAGCTGAATGTCCCCGCAACGTTCATGTTGGTTGCTCTGGACGAGGGTCCTGGCCCTCCCATCAAATACCAATATGCTGAGCTGGGTAAGCTCTACACTGTGGTTTCCCAGCTGGTCCGCTGCTGTGATGTTTCCTCACGCATGCAGTCCTCCATCAATG GTAATCCTCCTCTTCCTAACCCATATGGAGACACCAACCTCACAGCCCCAGTGATGCCTGTGCAGCAGCTGGTGGCAGAGATCctgtttgtgaggaccagctaCGTGAAGAAGATCATTGAAGACTGCAGCAACTCTGAGGAGACGGTGAAGCTGCTTCGCTTCAGCTGCTGGGAGAACCCTCAGTTCTCCTCCACTGTGCTCAGTGAACTGCTCTGGCAG GTGGCGTATTCTTATACCTATGAGCTGAGGCCTTACCTGGACTTGCTGCTGCAGATCCTCCTCATCGAGGACTCGTGGCAGACACACAG GATCCACAATGTGCTAAAGGGAataccagatgatagagatgggCTGTTTGACACCATCCAGCGCTCTAAGAACCACTACCAGAAAAGGGCCTACCAGTGCATCAAGTGCATGGTGGCTCTGTTCAGCAACTGCTCTGTGGCTTATCAGATCCTTCAA AGTAATGGTGACCTGAAACGAAAGTGGACGTGGGCAGTAGAGTGGTTAGGGGACGAGCTCGAGAGGAGGCCATACACAGGGAATCCTCAGTACACCTACAACAACTGGTCTCCTCCAGTTCAGAGCAATGAGACCTCCAACGGATATTTCCTGGAGCGCTCACACAGTGCACGTATGACTTTGGCAAAGGCCTGTGAACTCTGTCCTGAGGAG GAGCCAGATGAACAGGAAGCACCTGATGATCAAGACTCCTCTCCACCCGAGGACACGTCTCTGTACCCACATTCTCCTGGAACCACCCAGTTTCAGCAG AACAACCATCCCCATGGGCAGCCGTACACCGGGCCTGCTGCTCAGCACATGAACAACCCCCAGCGTCCTGGTCCTGCCTCTGCCCCGACTCCTGGCCCAACCCAGACCCCAACCCCAGGCCCTGGTCCCACTCCCGGTCCAGGCCCGCGAGCACAAGAGAACTGGGAGAGCACCGAGGAGGTCACCCCAGCCCCagccaccacctccacctcgaCCGCCCCAGCACCTGCCCCACCTAAGGAGTAA